A DNA window from Sphingopyxis macrogoltabida contains the following coding sequences:
- a CDS encoding T6SS immunity protein Tdi1 domain-containing protein encodes MTVTLNDIAFQLEQSVAQAATTEWSWLVPEPWTPLVCSMVGGVFFEKPNESIHWLDTGTGLVEQVAKNRVEFEEVMKTSPALTDEWFLPSLIERLHAAGKKPGAGECYGFSVLPVFAEGKYEVGNMFVVPVWEQFVGMADVHRQISELPEGASVQVKIID; translated from the coding sequence ATGACGGTCACTTTGAACGACATAGCCTTTCAGCTTGAGCAGTCTGTCGCACAAGCTGCGACGACGGAATGGTCATGGCTTGTGCCGGAGCCGTGGACACCTCTTGTCTGTTCTATGGTCGGCGGCGTGTTTTTCGAGAAGCCCAATGAGTCAATTCACTGGCTGGATACCGGAACGGGACTGGTCGAGCAGGTAGCGAAAAATCGTGTTGAATTTGAGGAGGTTATGAAAACCTCTCCCGCTCTGACCGACGAATGGTTTCTTCCCTCGTTGATCGAGCGGCTTCACGCAGCTGGCAAGAAACCGGGCGCCGGCGAGTGTTATGGCTTCTCCGTTTTACCCGTTTTTGCCGAGGGAAAATACGAGGTTGGCAATATGTTCGTTGTTCCAGTTTGGGAGCAGTTCGTCGGGATGGCTGACGTGCATCGCCAAATCAGCGAACTGCCAGAAGGGGCGTCGGTTCAGGTGAAAATCATCGATTAG
- a CDS encoding IS3-like element ISSpma3 family transposase (programmed frameshift), with product MKRLRFSEEQIIGVLKEAEAGAKTGELARRHGVSEATIYNWKAKYGGLEVSEAKRLRSLEDENAKLKRLLADSMLDNAALKDLLNKKMVTPAVQREAVAHLQACHGMSERRACRVTGADRKSMRYRSQRGDDAEVREKLRELAQQRRRFGYRRLHILLRREGVMINRKKTQRLYREEGLMVRRRRNRRRAIGARAPAPVLALPNQRWSLDFVHDQMASGRRFRVLNIVDDVTRECLRAVPDTSISGRRVVRELSDLIEERGRPGMIVSDNGTELTSNAVLAWCGEVGVEWHYIAPGKPMQNGYVESFNGRMRDELLNETLFLDLDHARTVIAAWAEDYNQSRPHSALGYETPAAFAAELHKQWPAQLRPSGSAAQAIAYTALMRNKAAGL from the exons ATGAAGCGTTTGAGGTTTTCGGAAGAGCAGATCATCGGGGTATTGAAGGAAGCGGAGGCGGGCGCGAAGACCGGCGAGCTGGCGCGGCGACACGGGGTGTCGGAAGCAACGATCTACAACTGGAAGGCCAAGTATGGCGGCCTGGAGGTGTCCGAGGCGAAGCGGCTGCGCTCGCTCGAGGACGAGAACGCGAAGCTGAAGCGGCTGCTTGCGGACTCGATGCTCGACAATGCGGCGCTGAAGGATCTTCTCA ACAAAAAAATGGTGACGCCCGCCGTTCAGCGGGAAGCGGTCGCCCATCTCCAGGCTTGCCATGGGATGAGCGAGCGGCGGGCGTGCCGTGTCACAGGGGCCGATCGGAAGAGCATGCGCTACCGGTCGCAGCGTGGTGACGATGCCGAGGTTCGGGAGAAGCTGCGCGAGCTGGCGCAGCAGCGTCGCCGGTTCGGTTATCGACGCCTGCATATCCTGCTGCGCCGGGAGGGCGTGATGATCAACAGGAAGAAGACTCAGCGCCTGTATCGGGAGGAAGGACTGATGGTCCGACGAAGACGTAACCGGCGCCGGGCGATCGGTGCTCGGGCGCCCGCACCGGTGCTGGCGCTACCGAACCAGCGGTGGAGCCTCGACTTCGTGCATGATCAGATGGCGTCAGGCCGGCGGTTCCGGGTGCTCAACATCGTCGACGACGTGACGCGGGAGTGCCTGCGCGCGGTGCCCGACACGTCGATCTCCGGGCGCCGGGTCGTGCGCGAGCTCAGCGATCTGATCGAGGAACGCGGCAGGCCGGGGATGATCGTCAGCGACAACGGGACCGAGCTGACATCGAACGCGGTGCTCGCATGGTGCGGTGAGGTCGGCGTCGAGTGGCATTATATCGCACCCGGCAAGCCGATGCAGAACGGCTATGTCGAGAGCTTCAATGGCCGGATGCGTGATGAGCTTCTGAACGAGACGCTGTTCCTCGACCTCGACCATGCCCGCACAGTGATCGCGGCCTGGGCCGAAGATTACAACCAGTCGCGGCCGCACTCGGCACTTGGATATGAGACACCGGCGGCGTTCGCCGCCGAACTGCATAAGCAATGGCCTGCGCAGCTACGCCCTTCGGGCTCCGCTGCGCAGGCCATTGCTTACACCGCGCTCATGCGCAACAAAGCTGCTGGGCTCTAA
- the dinB gene encoding DNA polymerase IV codes for MEDGEDQPAGDGADVRVRKIIHVDMDAFYASVEQRDDPALRGKPVAVGGSSRRGVVAAASYEARKFGVRSAMPSITAKRQCPQLIFVPPRFEVYRDISHQIRAIFRDYADEVEPLSLDEAYLDVSADKGGLGSATAAARLIRRRIREETGLTASAGVSYNKFIAKLASDQNKPDGLTVIPPGKGADFVQTLSIRRFHGIGPVTAAKMEGLGVFSGADLAAKDGVWLAEHFGNSAEWLHNLARGIDHRRVKSNRPLKSLGGERTFFNDLITDTEIREALAHVCTVVWDRAAKKGARGRTVTLKLRYADFRTITRARSVPSPILDGSALLAAGEAILGSLLPTEQGIRLLGVTLSKFEGEEDEADEETAAPADLLSLI; via the coding sequence GTGGAAGACGGCGAAGACCAGCCTGCCGGCGACGGCGCGGACGTTCGGGTTCGCAAGATCATCCATGTCGATATGGATGCCTTCTATGCATCGGTCGAGCAGCGCGACGATCCTGCGCTGCGCGGCAAGCCCGTCGCGGTCGGCGGCTCGTCGCGGCGCGGCGTCGTCGCGGCGGCGAGCTATGAGGCGCGGAAATTCGGTGTCCGGTCGGCGATGCCCAGCATCACCGCGAAGCGCCAGTGCCCCCAGCTGATTTTCGTGCCGCCGCGCTTCGAGGTCTATCGCGACATCTCGCACCAGATCCGCGCCATCTTTCGCGACTATGCCGACGAGGTCGAACCTTTGTCGCTCGACGAAGCCTATCTCGACGTCAGCGCCGACAAGGGCGGTCTCGGCAGCGCAACCGCAGCGGCCAGGCTGATCCGCCGCCGCATCCGCGAAGAAACCGGCCTCACCGCTTCGGCCGGCGTCTCGTACAACAAGTTCATCGCCAAGCTGGCGTCGGACCAGAACAAGCCCGACGGCCTCACCGTCATCCCGCCCGGCAAGGGGGCCGATTTCGTCCAGACGCTATCGATCCGCCGCTTCCACGGCATCGGTCCGGTCACTGCCGCAAAAATGGAGGGGCTGGGTGTTTTTTCGGGCGCAGATCTCGCCGCGAAGGACGGGGTCTGGCTGGCCGAGCATTTCGGCAACAGCGCCGAATGGCTCCATAATCTCGCGCGCGGAATCGACCATCGCCGCGTCAAGTCGAACCGGCCGCTGAAATCGCTGGGCGGCGAACGCACCTTCTTCAACGACCTGATCACCGACACCGAAATCCGCGAGGCGCTCGCGCATGTCTGCACCGTCGTGTGGGATCGCGCCGCCAAGAAAGGCGCGCGCGGGCGGACGGTGACGCTGAAGCTGCGCTACGCCGATTTCCGGACGATCACGCGCGCACGATCGGTCCCTTCGCCCATCCTCGACGGCAGCGCGCTGCTCGCCGCGGGCGAGGCGATCCTTGGCTCCCTGCTGCCTACGGAGCAGGGCATCCGTCTGCTCGGCGTGACGCTGAGCAAGTTCGAGGGGGAAGAAGACGAAGCTGACGAAGAGACCGCCGCCCCCGCCGACTTGCTGAGCCTTATCTGA
- a CDS encoding IS256-like element ISSpma2 family transposase: MTEDRLLIEELAAKGGQPDFLRTIAENVLQLIMEADVDGLIGAGRHERSSERATWRNGYRDRSLDTRVGTLNLKIPKLRAGSYFPGFLEPRKMVEKALVAVIQEAWIGGVSTRRVDELVQAMGMTGISKSTVSKLCKDIDERVHAFLKRPLTGEWPYLWLDATYLKVREGGRIISVAAIIAMAVNTEGRREIVGLHIGPSEAEVFWSDFLKDLVRRGLTGVKLVISDAHEGLKGAITRVMGATWQRCRVHFMRNALSYVPKGQNTVVAAAIRQVFLQPDQKSATQVWRQVADQLRTRWPKLGACMDEAETDVLAYTGFPTQHRTKLHSTNPLERLNKEVKRRADVVGIFPNEDSIIRLVGAVLMEQNDEWQLQHRYMQIEGMAELNQPMIEEENQPLHITAKAA; encoded by the coding sequence ATGACCGAGGACAGATTACTGATCGAAGAGCTTGCTGCGAAGGGCGGCCAACCGGATTTTTTGCGCACCATCGCCGAGAACGTGCTGCAGCTGATCATGGAGGCCGACGTTGATGGCCTGATCGGCGCGGGTCGCCACGAACGCAGCAGCGAGCGCGCGACCTGGCGCAACGGCTATCGCGACCGTTCGCTGGATACCCGGGTAGGCACGCTGAACCTGAAAATCCCCAAGCTGCGTGCTGGGTCCTACTTTCCGGGCTTCCTTGAGCCCCGCAAGATGGTCGAGAAAGCGCTGGTTGCGGTGATCCAGGAAGCGTGGATCGGCGGGGTCAGCACCCGGCGGGTCGATGAACTCGTCCAGGCCATGGGCATGACCGGCATCTCCAAGTCCACCGTCTCCAAGCTTTGCAAGGACATTGACGAGCGCGTCCATGCCTTTCTGAAACGCCCGCTCACCGGCGAATGGCCGTATCTCTGGCTCGATGCCACCTATCTCAAGGTACGCGAAGGCGGGCGGATCATCAGCGTTGCCGCAATAATCGCCATGGCCGTCAACACCGAGGGCCGGCGCGAGATCGTCGGCCTGCATATCGGCCCCTCGGAAGCGGAGGTCTTCTGGTCCGACTTCCTGAAGGACCTTGTTCGGCGCGGTCTTACCGGCGTGAAGCTGGTCATCTCCGATGCTCACGAGGGCCTCAAGGGCGCGATCACCCGCGTCATGGGCGCCACCTGGCAGCGCTGCCGGGTGCACTTCATGCGCAATGCCCTGTCCTATGTGCCCAAGGGCCAGAACACTGTCGTCGCCGCCGCGATCCGCCAGGTCTTCCTGCAGCCCGATCAGAAAAGCGCAACGCAGGTCTGGCGACAGGTCGCCGACCAGTTGCGCACCCGTTGGCCCAAGCTCGGCGCCTGCATGGACGAGGCCGAAACCGACGTGCTCGCCTACACCGGCTTTCCCACCCAGCACCGCACGAAGTTACACTCAACCAATCCGCTCGAGCGGCTCAACAAGGAGGTCAAGCGCCGCGCCGACGTCGTCGGAATCTTCCCGAACGAAGACAGCATCATCCGCCTCGTCGGGGCTGTGCTGATGGAGCAGAACGACGAGTGGCAGCTCCAGCACCGATACATGCAGATCGAAGGCATGGCCGAACTCAACCAACCCATGATCGAGGAGGAAAATCAGCCCCTACACATCACCGCCAAAGCCGCCTGA
- a CDS encoding peptide chain release factor 3: MSKHPDRRTFAIISHPDAGKTTLTEKLLVAGGAIHIAGEVKARGAARRARSDWMKIEQQRGISVTSSVMTFEHQGLVFNLLDTPGHEDFSEDTYRTLTAVDSAVMVIDAAKGIEPQTLKLFEVCRLRSVPIITFVNKVDREGLPPFELLDEVADRLALDVCPMNWPAGMGGQFEGIYDLAEPAIMRPGGDASRMYEGHRAKVSGLDDAALAAELSERALALLKEETELASACYAPFDAAAYRNGDLTPVYFGSALKEFGVVDLLSALANHAPGPQPQPAEPAPVRPDDDAVTGFVFKVQANMNPAHRDRIAFMRLCSGKFERGMRLMQGGTGKAIAISRPMLFLAQDREMAEEAYPGDIIGIPNHGTLRVGDTLSERTDITITGLPNFAPEILRRVALVDPTKTKQLRKALDDMAEEGIIQVFYPEIGSNMIVGVVGQLQLEVLISRLDAEYKVEAKLEQSPWDTARWIASDDAAALKAFQADHRGASATDRDGAPVFMAKDAWEVGYVTQRHPAIRFTATKERVFADAG, from the coding sequence ATGTCCAAGCACCCCGACCGCCGCACCTTCGCCATCATCTCGCACCCCGACGCGGGCAAGACGACGCTGACCGAGAAACTGCTCGTCGCGGGCGGCGCGATCCATATTGCGGGCGAGGTCAAGGCGCGTGGTGCGGCCCGCCGCGCGCGCTCCGACTGGATGAAGATCGAGCAGCAGCGCGGCATTTCGGTGACCTCGTCGGTGATGACCTTCGAGCATCAGGGGCTCGTCTTCAACCTGCTCGACACGCCGGGGCACGAGGATTTCAGCGAGGATACCTATCGCACGCTAACCGCCGTCGACAGCGCGGTGATGGTGATCGACGCGGCCAAGGGCATCGAGCCGCAGACGCTGAAGCTGTTCGAGGTCTGCCGCCTGCGTTCGGTGCCGATCATCACCTTCGTCAACAAGGTCGACCGCGAGGGGCTGCCGCCGTTCGAACTGCTCGACGAGGTCGCCGACCGGCTCGCGCTCGATGTGTGCCCGATGAACTGGCCCGCGGGCATGGGCGGGCAGTTCGAGGGAATTTACGACCTCGCCGAGCCGGCAATCATGCGGCCGGGCGGCGACGCCTCGCGCATGTACGAGGGGCACCGCGCCAAAGTCTCGGGGCTTGATGACGCGGCGCTGGCGGCAGAGCTTTCGGAGCGCGCGCTCGCGCTGCTCAAGGAAGAAACCGAGCTGGCGTCGGCCTGTTACGCGCCCTTCGATGCCGCCGCCTACCGCAATGGCGACCTGACGCCCGTCTATTTCGGATCGGCGCTCAAGGAATTCGGCGTCGTCGACCTGCTTTCCGCGCTCGCCAACCACGCGCCGGGGCCGCAGCCGCAGCCCGCCGAACCCGCACCGGTGCGCCCGGACGACGACGCGGTGACCGGCTTCGTCTTCAAGGTGCAGGCGAACATGAACCCCGCGCACCGCGACCGCATCGCCTTCATGCGCCTCTGCTCGGGCAAGTTCGAGCGCGGCATGCGGTTGATGCAGGGCGGCACGGGCAAGGCGATCGCGATCAGCCGCCCGATGCTGTTCCTCGCGCAGGACCGCGAAATGGCCGAAGAGGCTTATCCCGGCGACATCATCGGCATTCCGAACCACGGCACGCTGCGCGTCGGCGACACGCTGTCCGAGCGCACCGACATTACGATCACCGGACTGCCGAACTTCGCGCCCGAAATCCTGCGCCGCGTCGCGCTCGTCGATCCGACGAAGACCAAACAGCTCCGCAAGGCGCTCGACGACATGGCGGAGGAGGGGATCATCCAGGTCTTCTACCCCGAAATCGGCTCGAACATGATCGTCGGCGTCGTCGGCCAGTTGCAGCTCGAAGTGCTGATCAGCCGCCTCGATGCCGAATATAAGGTCGAGGCGAAGCTCGAGCAGTCGCCGTGGGACACCGCGCGCTGGATCGCCAGCGACGATGCCGCGGCGCTGAAGGCGTTTCAGGCCGACCATCGCGGCGCCAGCGCGACCGATCGCGATGGCGCGCCGGTGTTCATGGCGAAGGATGCGTGGGAGGTCGGCTATGTGACGCAGCGCCACCCGGCGATCCGCTTCACCGCGACCAAGGAACGCGTTTTCGCCGACGCGGGTTGA
- a CDS encoding helix-turn-helix transcriptional regulator, which produces MTISSKPWLGISPTGPLLRAKDAAEYVACSKAHFFTQIEKGILPPLIHIDPECRARGVPKPWLDAVIAERAAATLDASA; this is translated from the coding sequence ATGACCATCAGTTCCAAACCGTGGTTAGGCATTTCGCCCACCGGGCCGCTTTTAAGGGCTAAAGATGCTGCGGAATACGTGGCCTGCTCAAAGGCACATTTTTTTACTCAGATCGAGAAAGGGATACTGCCACCTCTGATTCACATAGACCCGGAATGCAGGGCGCGAGGTGTTCCGAAGCCATGGCTCGATGCTGTGATCGCCGAACGCGCCGCGGCCACGCTGGATGCTTCGGCATGA
- a CDS encoding HD domain-containing protein, producing MNEMTHDHAKFRSMIDGTQQDWDIIAREQKEFAPGNGARILEHLKLLGGDYGGFPVDRLEHCLQTATRAHRDGRDEEYVVMALLHDIGDTLGAFNHPDVAAAILKPFLSEENLWIVQHHGIFQGHYFFHYLGLDRDMRDRFRDHPYYGACAEFCEKYDAPAFDPDYDSEPLEFFEPMVKRLCSYPKASIYKKVMTEEAA from the coding sequence ATGAACGAGATGACGCACGACCACGCCAAATTCCGCTCGATGATCGACGGAACGCAGCAGGACTGGGACATCATCGCGCGCGAGCAAAAGGAATTTGCGCCGGGCAACGGCGCGCGCATCCTCGAGCATCTGAAGCTGCTCGGCGGCGATTATGGCGGTTTCCCGGTCGACCGGCTCGAGCATTGCCTGCAGACTGCGACGCGTGCCCACAGGGACGGCCGCGACGAGGAATATGTCGTGATGGCGCTGCTCCACGACATCGGCGACACGCTCGGCGCGTTCAACCACCCCGACGTCGCCGCGGCGATCCTCAAGCCTTTCCTGTCAGAGGAAAATCTGTGGATCGTCCAGCACCATGGCATCTTCCAGGGCCATTATTTCTTCCACTATCTGGGGCTCGACCGCGACATGCGCGATCGGTTCCGCGATCATCCCTATTATGGCGCGTGCGCCGAATTCTGCGAAAAATATGACGCGCCAGCGTTCGACCCCGATTACGACAGCGAACCGCTGGAATTTTTCGAACCGATGGTGAAGCGGCTCTGTTCCTATCCCAAGGCGAGCATCTACAAAAAGGTGATGACCGAAGAAGCGGCGTGA
- a CDS encoding enoyl-CoA hydratase-related protein: MTTPTFETIKLDIADNVATLTLNRPERLNSMPPAMADEIREALDYLPVLGARALLITGEGRGFCSGADLGGDRTASAVGGGANSRKALRNHYNPMLLALANLDIPVVTAVNGPAAGVGCSFALSGDFTLVGKSGYFLQAFVNIGLVPDGGSSWLLPRLVGVPRALQMMMLGEKISGEQASDWGMVYKCVDDADLLSEAKALAARLAAGPTVSLGTMRKILRAGLSQSFSETLDAEAMGQFVAGNSEDAVEGVLAFQEKRKTAFKGK; this comes from the coding sequence ATGACCACCCCGACCTTCGAAACGATCAAGCTCGACATCGCCGACAATGTCGCAACGCTCACGCTCAACCGGCCCGAGCGTCTCAATTCGATGCCCCCCGCAATGGCCGACGAAATCCGCGAAGCGCTCGATTATCTGCCGGTGCTGGGCGCGCGTGCATTGTTGATCACCGGCGAAGGCCGCGGCTTCTGCTCGGGCGCCGATCTTGGCGGCGACCGCACGGCGTCGGCGGTCGGCGGCGGCGCGAACAGCCGCAAGGCGCTGCGCAACCATTACAACCCGATGCTGCTTGCGCTCGCCAATCTCGACATTCCCGTCGTCACCGCGGTGAACGGTCCGGCGGCGGGCGTCGGCTGCAGCTTTGCGCTCTCGGGCGACTTCACCCTCGTCGGCAAGAGCGGCTATTTCCTTCAGGCCTTCGTCAACATCGGCCTTGTCCCCGACGGCGGCTCGTCGTGGCTGCTGCCGCGCCTCGTCGGCGTGCCGCGCGCGCTGCAGATGATGATGCTGGGCGAAAAGATTTCGGGCGAGCAAGCCTCCGACTGGGGCATGGTCTATAAATGCGTCGACGACGCCGACCTGCTCAGCGAAGCAAAGGCGCTTGCCGCGCGCCTCGCAGCCGGCCCGACGGTCTCGCTCGGCACGATGCGCAAGATCCTCCGCGCGGGGCTGTCGCAGAGCTTCTCCGAAACGCTCGACGCCGAGGCGATGGGCCAGTTTGTCGCCGGCAACAGCGAAGACGCGGTCGAAGGCGTGCTGGCCTTCCAGGAAAAGCGCAAGACCGCGTTCAAGGGGAAATAA
- a CDS encoding recombinase family protein, with amino-acid sequence MRTLIYARFSSALQNRRSIDDQVTACRTRCEAEGWTVVDIFTDYAIGGGAGVSEDQRPGMAALLARLDAGDIDQVIADTTSRIARGVGDSDHIRKCITHAGARLFTLADGQVDNLVGGIKGVIDEHMRVELAHNIRRAQKGRAAQGLSPAGIAYGYRKVLKFDDRGEQIKGLREPNPETAAVVVRIFTEHAAGKSIRDIVNGLNAEGIPPPSGKFWRSNTVSGSAKRGDGILRNRLYRGELVVGRTQKTIDPRTRKVRIKPKPASEWQVTPVPHLRIIDDELWAASDAARLVYDMKPLQQTVRPKRLLSGLVKCGCCGSNYIVVRPERWGCSSHRDSGSAACANERTIATADLERRVLGGLSDRLLDPDLVSAFVKKYHAERAQRSREEAKRDAGLRRKLSDAEGRIARLVEAVATGGGEFTELRSALADATRDRDSLRQVLADADAAPVVALHPQLADEYRRLVRNLADALSDPADRSEAAPSLRAMIDSIVVLPKDERQGVDIELTGHLAAMLELATGKAPKSRNSSGMIQLERVAGIEPA; translated from the coding sequence ATGCGAACGCTCATCTACGCCCGCTTCAGCAGCGCTCTTCAAAATAGGCGCTCGATCGACGATCAGGTCACAGCCTGCCGGACCCGCTGCGAGGCGGAAGGCTGGACGGTGGTCGACATCTTCACCGATTACGCGATCGGCGGCGGCGCCGGCGTTTCAGAGGATCAGCGCCCCGGTATGGCAGCGTTGCTCGCGCGCCTGGATGCCGGCGACATCGATCAGGTCATCGCGGACACGACCAGTCGCATCGCACGCGGAGTCGGCGACAGCGACCATATCCGCAAATGCATCACGCATGCCGGCGCGCGGCTGTTCACGCTCGCTGACGGGCAAGTCGATAATCTGGTCGGCGGAATAAAGGGCGTCATCGACGAGCATATGCGGGTCGAATTGGCCCACAACATCCGACGCGCCCAGAAGGGGCGAGCCGCGCAAGGGCTGTCGCCCGCCGGCATCGCTTACGGCTATCGGAAGGTGCTGAAGTTCGACGACCGCGGCGAACAGATAAAGGGCCTCCGCGAGCCAAATCCGGAGACCGCGGCCGTCGTTGTTCGGATTTTCACCGAACACGCAGCGGGAAAATCCATCCGCGATATCGTCAACGGGCTGAACGCTGAAGGTATTCCGCCACCGAGCGGCAAATTCTGGCGCAGCAACACTGTCTCGGGTTCCGCGAAACGCGGCGACGGAATTCTACGAAACCGGCTGTACCGCGGCGAACTGGTCGTCGGACGCACGCAGAAGACCATCGACCCGAGGACGCGAAAAGTCCGGATCAAGCCCAAGCCCGCGTCTGAGTGGCAGGTAACGCCTGTTCCGCATCTGCGGATCATCGACGACGAGCTGTGGGCCGCCAGCGACGCAGCGCGACTGGTCTACGACATGAAGCCCCTCCAGCAGACGGTGCGACCGAAGCGACTGTTATCCGGGTTGGTGAAATGCGGTTGCTGCGGTTCGAATTACATCGTGGTACGTCCCGAGCGGTGGGGCTGCAGTTCGCACCGCGACAGTGGGTCCGCAGCCTGCGCCAACGAGCGAACAATTGCGACGGCTGATCTCGAACGCCGGGTACTCGGTGGCCTGTCGGATCGCCTCCTTGATCCGGATCTCGTGTCGGCGTTTGTGAAGAAATACCATGCCGAACGGGCACAGCGCTCCCGTGAGGAAGCCAAACGGGACGCAGGGCTACGTCGCAAGCTTAGCGACGCCGAAGGTCGTATTGCCCGCCTTGTTGAAGCTGTCGCAACCGGTGGCGGCGAATTTACGGAACTGCGGTCGGCACTCGCCGATGCGACCCGTGATCGGGATTCATTGCGTCAGGTACTTGCCGACGCCGATGCGGCACCCGTAGTCGCGCTACATCCCCAGCTTGCTGACGAATATCGCCGACTCGTTCGTAACCTCGCCGATGCACTCTCGGACCCGGCAGACCGCAGCGAGGCAGCACCGTCGCTGCGAGCAATGATTGACTCGATTGTGGTCTTGCCGAAAGACGAACGTCAGGGCGTGGACATCGAGTTGACCGGTCATTTGGCTGCGATGTTGGAACTGGCGACCGGAAAAGCCCCGAAATCTCGCAATTCTTCAGGTATGATCCAGTTGGAGCGGGTAGCGGGAATCGAACCCGCCTAG
- a CDS encoding response regulator transcription factor, with amino-acid sequence MVQKQTDKNDPFARISRITPRERECLELVVQRKGSKEIAAILGISPHTVDARIKSAMRKLDAASRDMAALIFIESETLGHDVTVTSDVTPWFPPAGIRAQQLCCA; translated from the coding sequence ATGGTTCAAAAACAAACAGATAAAAATGACCCATTTGCTCGAATTTCTCGAATCACTCCTCGCGAGCGCGAATGCCTTGAATTGGTAGTTCAACGCAAAGGATCTAAGGAAATTGCGGCGATTCTCGGCATCTCTCCACACACGGTGGATGCGAGAATTAAGTCGGCAATGAGGAAACTCGATGCCGCTTCGCGTGACATGGCTGCGTTGATTTTCATCGAAAGTGAAACGCTTGGCCACGATGTTACCGTGACGAGTGACGTGACCCCCTGGTTTCCACCAGCCGGGATTAGAGCCCAGCAGCTTTGTTGCGCATGA